In the Desulfatiglans anilini DSM 4660 genome, one interval contains:
- the argF gene encoding ornithine carbamoyltransferase — protein MKKKDFLTIRDWAPDEIMDVIQQALTLKQGGRDARRRPLEGYTLGLMFDKASTRTRVSFEVAMLRAGGGTIFLSRHDTQLSRNEALKDTAQVLSRYLDVLAIRTYSQEWVQEVARWADIPVINALTDLYHPCQILSDLMTVKEKKGSVRNLKIAWVGDGNNVAHSWIHAARKLGFELVLACPPGYAPKPEILGDGAPNIRLTADPAEAVQGADVLNTDVWTSMGQDAEREKRLQDFSGFQINETLVARARPDVIVMHCLPAHRGEEIASEVLDGPRSVVLDQAENKMYLHQALLETLLLA, from the coding sequence ATGAAAAAAAAGGACTTTTTGACCATCAGAGACTGGGCCCCGGACGAGATCATGGATGTCATCCAGCAGGCCCTGACGCTGAAGCAAGGCGGCCGGGATGCGCGCCGCCGGCCGCTGGAAGGCTACACCCTCGGCCTCATGTTCGACAAGGCCTCCACGCGGACCCGCGTTTCGTTCGAAGTGGCCATGCTCCGAGCGGGAGGGGGGACGATCTTCCTGAGCCGTCACGATACCCAGCTTTCCCGGAACGAGGCCTTGAAGGACACGGCGCAGGTCCTTTCCAGGTACCTGGACGTCCTGGCGATCCGGACCTATTCCCAGGAGTGGGTGCAAGAGGTGGCACGCTGGGCCGATATCCCCGTGATCAACGCCCTGACGGACCTCTATCACCCGTGTCAGATCTTGAGCGATCTCATGACCGTCAAGGAAAAGAAGGGCTCGGTCAGGAACCTCAAGATCGCCTGGGTGGGAGACGGCAACAACGTCGCCCATTCCTGGATCCATGCGGCCCGCAAACTGGGCTTCGAACTGGTCCTGGCCTGCCCGCCGGGGTATGCGCCGAAGCCTGAGATCCTGGGCGACGGTGCACCCAATATCCGGCTCACAGCCGATCCGGCCGAAGCGGTGCAGGGGGCGGACGTGCTGAACACGGATGTCTGGACCAGCATGGGGCAGGACGCCGAACGGGAAAAAAGACTGCAGGATTTCAGCGGTTTTCAGATCAATGAAACGCTCGTGGCGCGTGCCCGCCCGGATGTCATCGTGATGCACTGCCTCCCGGCCCACCGTGGGGAGGAGATCGCCTCCGAGGTGCTCGACGGTCCCCGTTCGGTGGTTCTGGACCAGGCCGAAAACAAGATGTACCTGCATCAGGCCCTGCTCGAGACCCTCCTGCTGGCGTGA
- a CDS encoding argininosuccinate synthase, protein MAEDIKKIVLAYSGGLDTSVILAWLKETYGCPVVAYAADLGQGEELGGIREKALETGADEVIIEDLREDFVSGYVWPALRANAIYESSYLLGTSLARPLIARGQIEAARRTGANAVSHGATGKGNDQVRFELAYMALEPGMRIIAPWREWTFRGREDLIDFARSKGIPVPVTKEKPYSSDRNLLHISFEGGILEDVWSEPPEDMFVLSVSPERAPDRPTYVEITYREGDAVAVDGKAMTPAGLLAHLNEIGGANGIGRVDLVENRYVGMKSRGVYETPGGTILRAAHLAMESITLDREVMHIRDGLVPRYAEMIYYGYWFAPEREMLQQMIDLSQKRVSGVVRLKLYKGNCTVAGRKSEASLYHPDFATFEGDEVYNQKDAEGFIRLSGLRLKIARLLEKR, encoded by the coding sequence TTGGCTGAAGATATCAAGAAGATCGTGCTGGCCTATTCCGGGGGGCTCGACACCTCCGTGATCCTGGCCTGGCTCAAAGAAACGTACGGGTGCCCGGTGGTGGCCTATGCTGCGGATCTGGGACAGGGAGAGGAACTCGGCGGGATTCGGGAAAAGGCCCTCGAGACCGGTGCCGACGAGGTGATCATTGAAGACCTGCGGGAGGATTTCGTCAGCGGATACGTCTGGCCCGCCCTCAGGGCCAACGCGATCTACGAGTCCTCCTACCTCCTCGGGACCTCCCTTGCGCGGCCCCTCATCGCCCGCGGGCAGATCGAGGCGGCGCGCCGGACGGGCGCCAACGCCGTCTCCCACGGGGCCACGGGCAAAGGCAATGACCAGGTCCGGTTCGAACTCGCCTACATGGCGCTCGAACCCGGCATGCGGATCATCGCCCCGTGGCGCGAATGGACGTTCAGGGGGCGGGAGGATCTGATCGATTTCGCCCGCAGCAAGGGGATCCCCGTCCCTGTGACGAAGGAAAAGCCTTACTCGAGCGACCGGAACCTGCTTCACATAAGCTTCGAGGGCGGGATCCTGGAGGATGTCTGGAGCGAGCCGCCCGAGGACATGTTCGTGCTGTCGGTGTCGCCGGAAAGGGCCCCTGACCGGCCCACCTACGTGGAGATCACCTATCGGGAGGGGGATGCGGTGGCGGTCGACGGCAAGGCCATGACACCGGCCGGCCTCCTGGCGCACCTGAACGAAATCGGCGGCGCGAACGGCATCGGCCGGGTGGACCTGGTGGAAAACCGCTACGTCGGGATGAAATCGCGGGGCGTCTACGAGACCCCCGGCGGGACGATCCTGCGGGCGGCGCACCTGGCGATGGAGTCCATCACGCTCGATCGGGAGGTGATGCACATCCGCGACGGGCTCGTTCCACGCTACGCGGAGATGATCTACTACGGGTACTGGTTCGCTCCGGAGCGGGAGATGCTCCAGCAGATGATCGATCTGTCCCAGAAGCGGGTGAGCGGGGTCGTCAGGCTGAAGCTCTACAAAGGCAACTGCACGGTCGCAGGAAGAAAGTCCGAGGCGAGCCTGTACCATCCGGATTTCGCGACTTTCGAAGGGGACGAGGTCTACAACCAGAAGGATGCGGAGGGTTTTATCCGCCTGAGCGGGCTGCGGTTGAAGATCGCGCGCCTGCTGGAGAAACGCTGA
- the argH gene encoding argininosuccinate lyase, which translates to MVRKTWGGRFKEETDTLVNRFNASIGFDRRLYAQDILGSVAHARMLARQGIIQEEEAARMIEALGEIKRGIERGEIPFSEDFEDIHTLVEKNLIERIGALGEKLHTGRSRNDQVALDIRLYVRDVIHETIALIGRVQESLIELGEKNVDLIMPGYTHLQRAQPVLVAHHLLAYVEMLGRDRARLTEGLRRVNVLPLGSAALAGSTFPLDREGVARELGFEGVSRNSMDAVSDRDFILEFLFAAAAVMMHLSRMSEELIIWSSQEFGFITISDGFCTGSSIMPQKKNPDVPELIRGKTGRVYGHLMGLLTTMKGLPLAYNKDMQEDKEGLFDAADTLTLCLEIMARLLREVTFNAERLKAAAAEGYLVATDLADYLVGKGVTFREAHGVVGRMVLHAMERGLELHDLPLDEMKGFSRVIDEQVYGWLSAEACVARRKLTGGTGPERVREALAAARKEWVS; encoded by the coding sequence ATGGTCCGCAAGACATGGGGAGGGCGGTTCAAGGAGGAGACCGACACCCTCGTGAACCGTTTCAATGCCTCCATCGGTTTCGATCGCCGCCTCTACGCCCAGGATATCCTCGGGAGCGTCGCGCATGCGCGGATGCTCGCCCGGCAGGGGATCATCCAGGAGGAGGAGGCCGCACGCATGATCGAGGCCCTGGGGGAGATCAAGCGCGGCATCGAGCGCGGGGAGATCCCTTTCAGCGAGGATTTCGAGGATATTCATACCCTGGTGGAGAAGAACCTGATCGAGCGGATCGGCGCCCTCGGGGAGAAGCTTCATACCGGCCGGAGCCGGAACGACCAGGTGGCTTTGGATATCCGCCTTTACGTACGGGACGTCATCCACGAGACCATCGCCCTGATCGGCCGGGTCCAGGAAAGCCTGATCGAACTCGGCGAGAAGAACGTCGACCTCATCATGCCGGGCTACACGCACCTGCAGCGGGCGCAGCCGGTTCTGGTGGCGCACCACCTGCTGGCCTATGTCGAAATGCTGGGGCGGGACCGGGCGCGCCTGACCGAAGGCCTTCGGCGGGTGAATGTGCTGCCTCTCGGGAGCGCGGCCCTGGCCGGCTCCACCTTTCCTCTGGACCGGGAGGGCGTGGCGCGGGAGCTCGGTTTCGAAGGCGTCAGCCGCAACAGCATGGACGCGGTGAGCGACCGGGACTTCATCCTGGAGTTCCTGTTTGCGGCGGCGGCCGTCATGATGCACCTGAGCCGCATGAGCGAGGAGTTGATCATCTGGTCGAGCCAGGAATTCGGGTTCATCACCATCTCGGACGGGTTCTGCACCGGGAGCAGCATCATGCCGCAGAAGAAGAACCCGGATGTGCCGGAGCTGATCCGCGGCAAGACCGGCAGGGTCTACGGCCACCTCATGGGGCTCCTGACCACCATGAAGGGGCTGCCGCTCGCCTACAACAAAGACATGCAGGAAGACAAGGAAGGCCTCTTCGATGCCGCCGACACCCTGACCCTCTGCCTGGAGATCATGGCGAGGCTGCTGAGGGAGGTGACCTTCAACGCCGAGCGCCTGAAGGCGGCGGCTGCGGAGGGTTATCTGGTGGCGACCGACCTCGCCGACTATCTGGTCGGCAAGGGGGTCACGTTCCGGGAGGCCCACGGCGTGGTGGGGAGGATGGTCCTGCACGCCATGGAGCGCGGCCTCGAACTCCACGATCTGCCGCTCGATGAGATGAAAGGCTTCAGCCGGGTGATCGACGAGCAGGTCTACGGGTGGCTCAGCGCCGAGGCGTGTGTGGCGCGGCGGAAGCTGACCGGCGGCACGGGTCCCGAGCGCGTGCGGGAGGCCTTGGCCGCCGCACGGAAGGAGTGGGTGTCGTGA
- the lysA gene encoding diaminopimelate decarboxylase, translating into MHHFNYVQDELFCEEVPVAHIAEAVGTPFYLYSHATLKRHFRAFDGAFAGLKHLTCFSMKSNSNGAILNLFAREGGGVDIVSGGELYRAQRAGIEPGRIVYSGVGKSEEDLAYALEAGILMFNVESSQEIDRLNEVARRAGKRAPISLRVNPDVDPKTHPYISTGLKENKFGIDIDDAPAEYARAASLAHLEVMGISCHIGSQLTQVLPFVDALRKVLGLMDALRSSGIRIRCLDIGGGLGITYDRETPPPPEEYAAALKQTLAGSDVTLILEPGRVIVGNAGILVTRVLYTKTTGQKHFFVVDAGMNDLMRPSLYQSYHAIQPVARRERPRLTADVVGPICESGDFLAKARELEAFEPGDLLAVMSAGAYGFSMSSNYNSRPRPCEVMVQGGIFHVIRRRETFEDLVRGESLPGEPA; encoded by the coding sequence ATGCATCATTTCAATTATGTCCAGGATGAACTGTTTTGCGAGGAGGTGCCTGTCGCCCACATCGCCGAGGCGGTGGGGACGCCGTTCTACCTCTATTCCCACGCTACGCTGAAGCGGCACTTCAGGGCGTTTGACGGGGCCTTCGCCGGCCTGAAGCACCTGACCTGCTTCTCCATGAAGTCGAACTCCAACGGGGCGATCCTGAACCTCTTCGCCCGGGAGGGCGGCGGGGTGGATATCGTCTCCGGGGGGGAACTCTACCGTGCACAGAGGGCGGGGATCGAGCCCGGACGGATCGTCTATTCCGGGGTGGGCAAGAGCGAGGAAGATCTGGCCTATGCGCTGGAGGCCGGGATCCTCATGTTCAACGTGGAATCGTCTCAGGAGATCGACCGCCTGAATGAGGTGGCCCGGCGGGCGGGCAAGAGGGCCCCCATTTCCCTCCGGGTTAATCCGGACGTGGACCCCAAGACCCACCCGTACATCTCGACGGGCCTCAAGGAGAACAAATTCGGCATCGACATCGACGATGCGCCCGCGGAGTATGCCCGCGCGGCTTCCCTGGCCCATCTCGAGGTGATGGGGATTTCCTGTCATATCGGCTCCCAGCTGACCCAGGTCCTGCCCTTTGTGGACGCCCTCCGGAAGGTCCTCGGGCTGATGGATGCCCTCCGGTCCTCCGGGATCCGGATCCGGTGCCTCGACATCGGCGGGGGGCTGGGGATCACCTACGATCGGGAGACGCCGCCGCCCCCGGAGGAATACGCCGCGGCGCTGAAGCAAACCCTCGCGGGCTCCGATGTGACCCTGATTTTAGAGCCGGGCCGTGTGATCGTCGGGAATGCCGGGATCCTGGTGACACGGGTGCTCTACACGAAAACGACCGGGCAGAAGCATTTTTTCGTGGTGGATGCCGGGATGAACGACCTGATGCGGCCGAGCCTCTATCAATCATACCATGCCATTCAGCCCGTTGCCCGCCGGGAGCGGCCGAGGCTGACGGCCGATGTGGTGGGCCCCATCTGCGAGTCGGGGGATTTCCTGGCCAAGGCCCGGGAACTGGAGGCCTTCGAGCCCGGGGATCTGCTGGCGGTCATGAGCGCCGGCGCGTATGGGTTCAGCATGTCATCCAATTACAACTCGCGGCCGCGGCCTTGCGAGGTGATGGTTCAGGGCGGGATCTTTCACGTCATCCGCCGGCGCGAGACCTTCGAAGACCTGGTTCGGGGCGAGAGCCTCCCGGGGGAGCCGGCCTGA
- the dapF gene encoding diaminopimelate epimerase — protein sequence MNTIEFWKMSGSGNDFILIDNREGVVAETEMGRLVERVCRRRESVGADGVIFVVPSNRCDFAWRFFNADGGEVEMCGNGGRCVSRFAHLKGIAGPRMTFETLAGPVSAEVSGRTVKVLMPRPKGLTLDVGIDLQPGWERVDFVNTGVPHVVVHVEDLERHPVVEHGRAVRYHAHFAPAGTNANFMQVLGRHSVRLRTYERGVEDETLACGTGAIASALTAAVRGEVASPVEVATRGGEILIIHFERQGDVFERVWLEGNTAVIYRATLDAEAL from the coding sequence ATGAACACGATCGAATTCTGGAAAATGAGCGGCAGCGGCAATGACTTCATCCTCATCGACAATCGCGAAGGGGTGGTCGCTGAAACCGAGATGGGCCGCCTGGTGGAGCGGGTCTGCCGCCGGCGGGAGTCCGTCGGGGCGGATGGGGTGATCTTCGTGGTGCCTTCGAACCGGTGCGATTTCGCCTGGCGCTTTTTCAACGCCGACGGCGGGGAGGTGGAAATGTGCGGCAACGGCGGACGGTGCGTCTCCCGTTTCGCGCATTTAAAGGGGATCGCCGGCCCCCGGATGACCTTCGAGACGCTCGCCGGTCCGGTTTCGGCCGAGGTGAGCGGCCGTACGGTCAAGGTCCTGATGCCCCGGCCGAAAGGGCTGACCCTCGATGTCGGGATCGACCTGCAGCCGGGCTGGGAGCGGGTGGACTTCGTCAACACCGGGGTGCCCCACGTGGTGGTGCACGTGGAAGACCTCGAACGGCACCCCGTGGTCGAGCACGGGAGGGCGGTCCGCTATCACGCGCACTTTGCGCCGGCCGGTACGAACGCGAATTTCATGCAGGTCCTCGGGCGCCACAGCGTGAGGCTCAGGACCTACGAGCGCGGGGTGGAGGACGAGACACTCGCCTGCGGGACCGGGGCGATCGCCTCGGCCCTCACGGCGGCGGTGCGGGGGGAGGTCGCATCCCCCGTCGAGGTGGCGACCCGCGGGGGTGAGATCCTGATCATCCACTTCGAGCGGCAGGGGGATGTTTTCGAAAGGGTCTGGCTCGAGGGGAACACGGCCGTCATCTACCGCGCCACCCTGGATGCGGAGGCCCTCTGA
- the dapA gene encoding 4-hydroxy-tetrahydrodipicolinate synthase: MFQGSIVAIVTPFKDGKVDEDAFRRLIEFQIENGTSAIVPCGTTGESATLNVEEHNRVIDITIEAVNKRVPVIAGTGGNSTMEAVELTAHAKRAGADASLQVTPYYNKPTQEGLYRHYKTIAEAVSLPMILYNVPGRTSVNLLPETVARLAEFPEVVAIKEASGNLAQMAEIVELVGDRITLLSGDDNVTLPLLALGGKGVISVAANIAPKDTAGLIKAWETGDIPGAQALFYKLLPLCKAMFYETNPIPVKTALAMMGMIEEEFRLPLCPMAPANREKLKKALESYGLI, translated from the coding sequence ATGTTTCAGGGATCCATCGTAGCGATCGTGACACCCTTCAAAGACGGCAAGGTGGATGAAGACGCCTTTCGGCGGTTGATAGAATTTCAGATCGAAAACGGGACGAGCGCGATTGTCCCTTGCGGCACGACCGGGGAATCGGCCACACTGAATGTGGAAGAGCACAACCGCGTCATCGATATCACCATCGAGGCGGTCAACAAGCGCGTTCCGGTCATCGCCGGCACCGGGGGCAACAGCACCATGGAGGCCGTCGAACTGACCGCGCACGCGAAGCGTGCGGGGGCCGACGCCTCCCTGCAGGTGACCCCATACTACAACAAGCCGACGCAGGAGGGCCTTTACCGCCACTACAAAACCATCGCCGAGGCCGTGTCCCTGCCCATGATTCTTTATAACGTGCCGGGCCGGACGAGCGTCAATCTGCTGCCTGAGACCGTGGCGCGGCTGGCGGAGTTCCCGGAGGTGGTGGCCATCAAGGAGGCCTCGGGCAACCTGGCCCAGATGGCCGAGATCGTCGAACTGGTCGGAGACCGGATCACCCTTCTGTCCGGGGATGACAACGTGACCCTGCCGCTTCTCGCCCTGGGGGGGAAAGGGGTCATCTCGGTGGCCGCCAACATCGCGCCGAAGGACACCGCCGGCCTGATCAAGGCCTGGGAGACGGGGGACATCCCCGGGGCGCAGGCGCTTTTCTACAAACTGCTGCCTCTGTGCAAGGCCATGTTCTACGAGACCAACCCGATTCCGGTCAAGACCGCCCTGGCGATGATGGGGATGATCGAGGAGGAGTTCAGGCTGCCGTTGTGCCCGATGGCCCCGGCCAACCGTGAAAAGCTCAAAAAGGCCCTCGAGTCCTATGGATTGATCTGA
- the dapB gene encoding 4-hydroxy-tetrahydrodipicolinate reductase: MIQVIVAGAAGKMGKRIIHMIHEDPEAALAGAFERPGHPDVGADAGAVAGLGETGVPIVGSLEAAAARGEVLIDFTAPEGTLANLRFAVSKNLAVVIGTTGIQGAQLAEVQDLGRRTRTVMAPNMSVGVNVMFRIAEEMARILGAGFDCEILEVHHRLKKDAPSGTAMRLAQVLADAKGKDLDKVGVYERKGIIGPRTDDEIGIQTWRAGDITGEHTVMFGGIGERLELTHRAHNRDNFAKGAVRAAHWVVRQTPGLYDMQDVLGLRHL, translated from the coding sequence ATGATCCAGGTAATCGTTGCCGGCGCAGCCGGCAAAATGGGAAAGCGCATCATCCACATGATTCATGAAGACCCCGAGGCGGCGCTGGCCGGGGCCTTCGAGCGGCCCGGCCACCCCGATGTGGGCGCCGATGCCGGAGCCGTAGCCGGGCTGGGAGAAACCGGGGTGCCGATCGTTGGATCCCTCGAAGCGGCCGCTGCGCGCGGCGAGGTCCTGATCGATTTCACGGCTCCGGAGGGGACGTTGGCCAATCTGCGCTTTGCCGTTTCCAAGAACCTGGCCGTGGTGATCGGAACGACGGGGATTCAAGGCGCCCAGCTGGCCGAGGTGCAGGACCTTGGGCGGCGGACGCGCACGGTCATGGCCCCGAACATGAGTGTGGGCGTCAATGTGATGTTCCGGATCGCGGAGGAGATGGCCCGGATCCTCGGGGCGGGGTTCGACTGTGAGATCCTCGAGGTCCACCACCGGCTGAAAAAGGACGCGCCGAGCGGCACGGCGATGCGCCTGGCGCAGGTGCTGGCCGATGCGAAGGGAAAAGACCTCGACAAAGTGGGGGTCTACGAACGGAAAGGCATCATCGGGCCGCGCACGGATGACGAGATCGGGATCCAGACCTGGCGGGCCGGAGACATCACCGGCGAGCACACGGTCATGTTCGGCGGGATCGGTGAGAGGCTCGAGTTGACGCACCGGGCGCACAATCGCGACAACTTCGCCAAAGGGGCTGTCAGGGCCGCTCACTGGGTGGTGCGCCAGACCCCGGGGCTTTACGACATGCAGGATGTGCTGGGGTTGAGGCATCTGTAA
- a CDS encoding LL-diaminopimelate aminotransferase — MERFERAERLKRLPPYLFKEIDRKKAEVKARGVDIIDLGVGDPDLPTPPHIIEVLKKAVEDPGNHRYPSYSGMGGFKEAVAEWYGRRFGVQLDPKTEVVSLIGSKEGIAHFPLAFIDPGDVALVPTPAYPVYHIATMFAGGESYFMPLLKKNDFLPDLDAIPGEVAGRARMMFINYPNNPTAAVADRAFFERVVAFAKDKNLIVCHDAAYTEMGYDGYQPPSFLEVPGAKDVGLEFHSLSKTYNMTGWRIGFAVGNREAVDGLGAIKSNIDSGVFQAVQMAGIEAIAGDQACVDEMRTVYTRRRDLMVKGLEKAGFRLRVPRATFYLWVEVPAGYTSAQVATRLLEEAGLVVTPGNGFGEPGEGYFRIALTQNRERLAEAIERLQKLNL; from the coding sequence ATGGAACGATTTGAAAGGGCGGAGCGCCTCAAGCGCCTCCCGCCTTACCTCTTCAAGGAAATAGACCGCAAGAAGGCCGAGGTGAAGGCCCGCGGCGTGGATATCATCGATCTGGGCGTGGGGGATCCCGATCTGCCGACCCCTCCGCACATTATCGAGGTTCTCAAGAAGGCGGTTGAAGATCCCGGAAATCACCGCTACCCGTCCTATTCGGGGATGGGCGGCTTCAAAGAGGCGGTCGCCGAGTGGTACGGGAGGCGGTTTGGCGTTCAGTTGGACCCAAAAACCGAGGTGGTTTCCCTGATCGGAAGCAAGGAAGGCATCGCGCATTTCCCCTTGGCCTTCATCGATCCGGGGGATGTGGCGCTCGTTCCCACGCCGGCCTACCCCGTCTATCACATCGCGACGATGTTTGCCGGCGGGGAGTCGTATTTCATGCCGTTGCTGAAGAAGAACGATTTTCTTCCCGATCTGGATGCGATCCCCGGCGAAGTGGCGGGGCGCGCCCGGATGATGTTCATCAACTACCCGAACAATCCCACGGCCGCCGTGGCCGACAGGGCATTTTTCGAGAGGGTGGTGGCCTTTGCGAAGGACAAGAACCTCATTGTCTGCCACGATGCCGCCTACACCGAGATGGGCTACGACGGGTACCAGCCGCCGAGCTTTCTGGAGGTCCCCGGGGCCAAGGACGTTGGGCTGGAGTTTCATTCCCTTTCGAAGACCTACAACATGACCGGTTGGCGGATCGGGTTTGCGGTGGGGAATCGGGAGGCGGTGGACGGCCTCGGCGCGATCAAGAGCAACATCGACTCGGGGGTCTTTCAGGCCGTCCAGATGGCCGGGATCGAGGCTATCGCGGGGGATCAAGCCTGTGTGGACGAAATGCGGACCGTTTACACCCGCCGCCGCGATCTGATGGTAAAAGGCCTCGAGAAGGCCGGTTTCAGGCTGCGGGTCCCGAGGGCGACGTTCTATCTCTGGGTCGAGGTGCCTGCAGGCTACACATCGGCCCAAGTGGCGACCCGGTTGCTGGAGGAAGCGGGCCTGGTGGTGACGCCCGGAAACGGTTTCGGTGAGCCTGGCGAAGGCTATTTCCGCATCGCATTGACCCAGAACCGTGAACGGTTGGCCGAGGCCATCGAGCGTCTTCAGAAACTGAATCTTTGA
- the folK gene encoding 2-amino-4-hydroxy-6-hydroxymethyldihydropteridine diphosphokinase has product MPGSSTVFVGIGSNMGDKTAQCRLAVERMNQIPGCRVAAVSPFFGSEPVGVVGQDWYVNAVAELEVEIPARRLLEALLAIEAGMGRVRLKKWDSRPIDLDILIFGKEVIDEADLSVPHPLMHTRRFVLAPLAALAAEWVHPVLNMTVQALLDRLPSGEQAVSALEE; this is encoded by the coding sequence ATGCCGGGTTCCAGCACAGTTTTCGTCGGTATCGGCTCGAATATGGGTGACAAGACCGCGCAGTGCCGCCTGGCTGTCGAGCGGATGAACCAGATCCCCGGGTGCCGGGTCGCGGCGGTCTCGCCTTTTTTCGGGTCTGAGCCGGTCGGCGTGGTTGGTCAGGATTGGTATGTCAATGCCGTCGCAGAACTCGAGGTCGAGATCCCGGCGCGCAGGCTGCTGGAGGCGTTGCTGGCGATCGAAGCGGGCATGGGGCGTGTCCGCTTGAAGAAATGGGATTCCCGGCCGATCGATCTCGATATCCTCATTTTCGGGAAGGAGGTCATCGACGAAGCGGATCTTTCGGTCCCCCACCCGCTGATGCACACGCGACGGTTTGTGCTTGCCCCGCTTGCGGCACTTGCGGCGGAGTGGGTGCATCCGGTGCTGAACATGACCGTGCAGGCTCTCCTGGATCGGCTGCCTAGCGGTGAACAGGCCGTTTCTGCGCTGGAGGAATGA
- a CDS encoding PP0621 family protein produces the protein MRILLLALLIYILYRFFRKMIQPPAERTQTYDTPGGQVDEMVQDPFCGTYVPVRQAVKRNIGGKDHFFCSEACADRFEKEKSRTEKSL, from the coding sequence ATGCGCATCTTGCTCCTTGCATTACTGATCTATATCTTATACCGTTTTTTCCGGAAGATGATCCAGCCGCCGGCGGAAAGGACGCAGACCTATGATACCCCAGGCGGCCAGGTCGACGAGATGGTGCAGGATCCTTTTTGCGGGACCTATGTTCCGGTGCGCCAGGCCGTGAAGCGCAACATCGGTGGAAAAGACCACTTTTTTTGCAGCGAGGCCTGCGCGGATCGCTTTGAGAAGGAGAAGAGCCGGACTGAAAAGTCTCTGTAG
- the fsa gene encoding fructose-6-phosphate aldolase has translation MKFFIDTANIDEIKQAHALGMVDGVTTNPSLVAKEKREFKGLIKEICSIVDGPVSAEVISVEKDGMLKEARDLAKIADNIVVKIPMIEEGLKAVKILSAEGIHVNVTLCFSPVQALMAAKAGAAFISPFVGRLDDISHVGMDLVEQIVTIYDNYGFETEIIVASVRNPTHVVDAAMMGADIATIPFNVIRQLIKHPLTDIGLEKFLADWRKMG, from the coding sequence ATGAAGTTTTTTATCGATACGGCGAATATTGACGAGATCAAACAGGCCCATGCCCTTGGAATGGTGGACGGGGTAACGACGAACCCGTCTCTGGTGGCCAAGGAGAAACGGGAATTCAAGGGGTTGATCAAAGAGATCTGCTCCATTGTGGATGGGCCCGTGAGTGCCGAGGTCATCAGCGTAGAAAAGGACGGCATGCTCAAGGAGGCTCGGGATTTGGCCAAGATCGCCGACAACATCGTGGTCAAGATCCCGATGATCGAGGAGGGGCTGAAGGCCGTCAAGATCCTGTCGGCCGAAGGAATCCATGTCAACGTCACCCTCTGCTTTTCACCGGTGCAGGCTCTGATGGCCGCCAAGGCCGGAGCGGCCTTCATCAGCCCCTTCGTGGGGCGTCTCGACGACATCAGCCATGTCGGAATGGACCTGGTGGAGCAGATCGTCACCATTTATGACAATTACGGGTTCGAGACCGAGATCATCGTCGCGAGCGTGCGCAATCCGACCCACGTCGTGGATGCGGCGATGATGGGCGCTGACATCGCCACGATCCCGTTCAACGTGATCAGACAGCTCATCAAACACCCCTTGACGGATATTGGTTTGGAGAAGTTCCTCGCGGACTGGCGCAAGATGGGGTAG
- a CDS encoding lytic transglycosylase domain-containing protein — protein sequence MGRTSCRIGGLAVGIILFLAWTGAAMADIYRYVDKNGVVHFTNIKKSERHKPYIRSGKRVAAKRPQDYDAIIHRAARRFNLQPELIKAVIKAESNFNSRAVSNKGAQGLMQLMPPTAVDLDVMNPFDPEQNILGGVRYLSELHKRFNNDTVLALAAYNAGPERVMACQGVPPFKETHDFIARVKKFYLQYCRVGD from the coding sequence ATGGGGAGAACGTCCTGCAGGATCGGTGGGCTCGCGGTAGGGATCATCCTGTTTCTGGCATGGACTGGTGCCGCGATGGCGGACATCTACCGCTATGTCGACAAGAACGGTGTGGTTCACTTTACCAACATCAAAAAAAGCGAGCGTCACAAACCGTATATCCGGAGCGGAAAACGGGTAGCCGCCAAACGTCCTCAGGATTACGATGCCATCATCCATCGGGCGGCCAGGCGCTTCAACCTGCAGCCAGAGCTGATCAAGGCGGTCATCAAGGCCGAAAGCAATTTCAATTCCCGGGCGGTCTCGAACAAGGGTGCGCAGGGGCTGATGCAGCTGATGCCGCCGACCGCTGTGGATCTGGACGTGATGAATCCGTTCGACCCCGAGCAGAACATCCTCGGCGGGGTGCGCTACCTGAGCGAATTGCACAAGCGTTTCAACAACGATACGGTTCTCGCGCTGGCGGCCTACAACGCCGGACCTGAAAGGGTGATGGCATGCCAGGGCGTGCCGCCCTTCAAGGAAACCCACGATTTTATCGCGCGTGTGAAGAAATTCTACCTGCAATACTGCAGGGTCGGGGACTGA